In one Clostridia bacterium genomic region, the following are encoded:
- the ppdK gene encoding pyruvate, phosphate dikinase, producing the protein MATPSTAAIKYVYFFGAGSAEGNGKMKDVLGGKGAGLAEMTNAGLPVPPGFTIQTEACREFMRGTFSKEIDAQMDAALAKLEEVMGQKLGAGSNPLLVSVRSGAKFSMPGMMDTILNLGLNDKAVEALARNTNNPRFAYDSYRRLIQMFGSVVLEIPKHAFEEVFDGKKKQKKAKLDTDLDAKALQEVIAEYKKVVKKYAKIDFPQNAHDQLVMSRDAVFRSWQNDRAKHYRRMNNIDDMLGTAVNVQAMVFGNLGETSGTGVGFTRNPATGKKEFYGEFLMNAQGEDVVSGVRTPIHISQLEKILPDVYNQLREITTRLEKHYKNMQDFEFTIQDRKLYMLQTRNGKRTGLAAVRVAIDMVEEGLITKEEAINYVEPNQLYDFLVPRLDEKGAKIELLATGLPASPGAAVGQIVFSADDAVTAIQKGKMKSIILVRGETTPEDIHGMEVASGILTSRGGMTSHAAVVTRGMGKCCVAGAGDCDVSEKKKELRVKGQVFKEGDWLSLDGTTGRVLKGKLNTLPASPDDPDLVKYMAWVDPYRRLKVRANADIPRDAIQARAFGAEGIGLCRTEHMFFAEDRLPHMRAMILTDNEKDRRAALKKLLPMQRADFLGVFKAMNGFPVTIRTLDPPLHEFLPKREDLLVEIAKLEITKPRSPKLKELHTLLKRVEDLHEVNPMLGHRGCRLGVTYPEITEMQARAIIEAAVIATGKGIKVLPEIMIPLTTGIKEMKHQADIVHRVAEDVFKEKGKRIEYMVGTMIELPRAALVADQIAEEAEFFSFGTNDLTQTTFGFSRDDINKFLPDYLKEGIFKQDPFAVLDQEGVGQLVRMAVEKGRKTRPNLKVGICGEHGGEPQSVMFCHEVGLNYVSCSPFRVLTARLAAAQAGYAEKSGVQAGQTK; encoded by the coding sequence ATGGCAACTCCAAGCACAGCAGCAATCAAATACGTCTATTTCTTCGGCGCGGGCTCGGCAGAAGGAAATGGCAAGATGAAAGATGTTCTCGGCGGCAAAGGCGCAGGCCTCGCCGAGATGACCAACGCCGGACTCCCTGTGCCTCCCGGCTTCACGATTCAGACGGAAGCCTGCCGCGAATTCATGCGCGGCACATTCTCGAAAGAGATCGACGCGCAGATGGATGCCGCGCTTGCGAAGCTGGAAGAAGTGATGGGCCAGAAGCTCGGCGCAGGCTCCAATCCGTTGCTCGTCAGCGTTCGCTCCGGCGCCAAGTTCTCCATGCCGGGCATGATGGACACGATCCTGAACCTCGGACTGAACGACAAGGCCGTGGAAGCGCTTGCGCGCAACACCAACAACCCGCGCTTTGCGTATGACTCCTACCGCCGCCTGATCCAGATGTTCGGTAGCGTCGTGCTGGAAATTCCGAAGCACGCCTTCGAAGAAGTGTTCGACGGCAAGAAGAAGCAGAAAAAAGCGAAGCTCGACACCGATCTCGATGCGAAGGCGCTGCAGGAAGTGATCGCCGAGTACAAGAAGGTTGTGAAGAAGTACGCGAAAATCGACTTCCCGCAGAACGCGCATGACCAGCTCGTCATGTCTCGGGACGCCGTGTTCCGCTCCTGGCAGAATGATCGTGCGAAGCACTATCGCCGCATGAACAACATTGACGACATGCTCGGCACGGCCGTCAACGTTCAGGCCATGGTGTTCGGCAACCTCGGCGAGACCTCCGGCACGGGCGTGGGCTTTACGCGCAATCCGGCGACCGGCAAGAAAGAGTTCTACGGCGAGTTCCTGATGAACGCGCAGGGTGAAGACGTGGTGTCCGGCGTTCGCACGCCGATCCACATCAGCCAGCTCGAGAAGATCCTGCCCGATGTTTACAACCAGCTGCGCGAAATCACAACGCGCCTGGAAAAGCATTACAAGAACATGCAGGATTTCGAGTTCACGATCCAAGATCGCAAGCTGTACATGCTGCAAACGCGTAACGGCAAGCGGACCGGTTTGGCCGCTGTCCGCGTCGCGATCGACATGGTGGAAGAGGGCCTGATCACGAAGGAAGAGGCCATCAACTACGTCGAACCAAACCAGCTTTACGACTTCCTTGTTCCGCGTCTTGATGAGAAGGGCGCAAAGATCGAATTGCTCGCCACCGGGCTTCCGGCCTCGCCAGGCGCAGCTGTGGGACAGATTGTCTTTTCGGCCGACGATGCCGTGACGGCAATCCAGAAGGGCAAGATGAAGTCCATCATTCTCGTCCGTGGCGAAACCACGCCGGAAGACATTCACGGCATGGAAGTCGCGAGCGGCATTCTCACGTCGCGTGGCGGCATGACATCGCACGCTGCCGTCGTAACGCGCGGCATGGGCAAGTGCTGCGTTGCCGGCGCGGGTGATTGCGACGTCAGCGAGAAGAAGAAGGAACTGCGCGTGAAGGGTCAGGTCTTCAAGGAAGGTGATTGGCTTTCCCTGGACGGGACCACCGGCCGCGTGCTCAAGGGCAAGCTGAACACGTTGCCTGCCTCGCCGGACGATCCGGACCTTGTGAAGTACATGGCCTGGGTCGATCCTTATCGTCGCCTCAAGGTGCGCGCCAACGCCGATATTCCACGCGATGCCATCCAAGCGCGTGCGTTCGGCGCGGAAGGTATCGGACTGTGCCGTACCGAGCACATGTTCTTCGCCGAAGATCGTCTGCCGCACATGCGCGCAATGATTCTTACGGACAACGAGAAAGACCGTCGCGCCGCACTGAAGAAGCTGCTTCCGATGCAGCGCGCCGACTTCCTCGGCGTCTTCAAGGCGATGAACGGTTTCCCGGTCACGATCCGCACGCTGGATCCGCCGCTTCACGAGTTCCTGCCGAAGCGCGAAGACCTGCTGGTCGAGATCGCGAAGCTCGAAATTACCAAGCCTCGCTCGCCCAAGCTGAAGGAACTGCACACGCTGCTGAAGCGCGTGGAGGACCTGCACGAAGTGAATCCGATGCTGGGCCATCGCGGCTGCCGTCTTGGTGTCACCTATCCCGAAATCACGGAGATGCAGGCGCGCGCCATCATTGAAGCCGCCGTCATCGCCACGGGCAAGGGCATCAAGGTCCTGCCGGAAATCATGATCCCGCTCACCACGGGCATCAAGGAGATGAAGCACCAGGCGGACATCGTCCACCGCGTTGCCGAAGATGTATTCAAGGAAAAGGGCAAGCGCATCGAGTACATGGTCGGAACGATGATCGAATTGCCTCGCGCCGCGCTGGTTGCCGACCAGATCGCCGAGGAAGCCGAGTTCTTCAGCTTCGGCACAAACGACCTCACGCAGACCACGTTCGGCTTCTCGCGTGACGACATCAATAAGTTCCTGCCCGACTACCTGAAGGAGGGAATCTTCAAGCAGGATCCCTTCGCAGTGCTCGACCAGGAAGGCGTTGGTCAGCTCGTGCGCATGGCAGTCGAAAAGGGCCGCAAGACCCGCCCGAACTTGAAGGTCGGCATCTGCGGTGAACACGGCGGCGAACCGCAATCCGTCATGTTCTGCCACGAAGTCGGCCTGAACTACGTCAGCTGCTCGCCGTTCCGTGTCCTCACGGCGCGTCTAGCGGCTGCCCAGGCAGGCTACGCCGAGAAGAGCGGCGTGCAGGCAGGCCAGACGAAGTAG
- a CDS encoding outer membrane beta-barrel protein — translation MRKVGLAGLLVLMACIGSQAQIDTQHMSAGIGFTHMTGDFGPDGFEGSVAVHPNRWLSLAGEVSALWSTVRTNDIKVTDRIQNYQAGPRVHFYRAFANPKWVPFAHLLFGVSHQSTSIQNGPEASDTSYSWSLGGGTDYDFNRKVSGRLKAEFLRTTFESIGRTRGRFTVGIMYHFGGGIRRGRIPVTTP, via the coding sequence ATGAGGAAGGTTGGTTTGGCGGGCTTGTTAGTTCTGATGGCGTGCATCGGAAGCCAGGCGCAGATAGACACACAACATATGTCGGCGGGGATCGGTTTCACCCACATGACTGGCGACTTCGGGCCTGATGGGTTCGAAGGCAGCGTCGCCGTGCATCCGAACCGGTGGCTTTCGCTGGCGGGCGAGGTGAGCGCGCTCTGGTCGACGGTGCGAACAAATGACATCAAGGTCACCGACAGGATACAGAACTACCAGGCAGGACCACGGGTTCACTTCTATCGGGCCTTCGCTAATCCGAAGTGGGTGCCGTTTGCTCACCTGCTATTCGGTGTTAGTCACCAGAGCACCAGTATTCAGAATGGCCCGGAGGCTTCCGACACCAGTTACTCATGGTCGCTGGGCGGCGGCACGGATTACGATTTCAACCGCAAGGTCAGTGGACGTCTGAAAGCGGAGTTCCTGCGCACGACGTTCGAGTCGATCGGCCGTACTCGTGGCCGTTTCACCGTTGGGATCATGTACCACTTCGGCGGCGGTATAAGGCGCGGAAGAATCCCGGTCACCACGCCGTAG
- a CDS encoding selenium-binding protein SBP56-related protein, which translates to MPLMRPDPTFYPSPAMAMQAPPERLAYVALLNVGKNGKRDALGVIDVEPRSSEYGRLIAQVDFPNNDNELHHFGWNACSACLCPQAPHPHMERRYLIVPGIGSSRVHILDTKVNPKQPKIVKVIEPEEFIKKTGYSAPHTIHCGPDGVYGSALGSPSGDGPGGIFLMDSNTFELKGQWEQERGPQQLAYDFWWHLGHDTMVTSEWGTPNMVKDGVNPELLLAGRYGHKLHIWDLDKRRHLQELDLGAEQQMVLELRPAHDPKKTYGFASVVLSLKDLSSSIWMWYRENGGKNGKWAVRKVIDIPAEPADPEQLPPLLQGFKAVAPLVTDINLSLDDRWLYVSCWGTGEFIQYDVSDPVNPKKTGSVHLGGIVRRAAHPKNPKQPLNGGPQMVELSRDGKRVYFTNSLYSPWDEQFYPDGVKSWMVKMDADPKGGMKLDETFFVEFDGVRAHQVRLEGGDASSDSYCYSEAQ; encoded by the coding sequence ATGCCGCTGATGCGTCCCGACCCCACCTTTTACCCTTCACCGGCCATGGCAATGCAGGCCCCTCCAGAACGCCTCGCTTACGTTGCGCTGCTCAACGTTGGCAAGAACGGAAAGCGCGACGCCTTGGGCGTCATTGACGTCGAGCCGAGATCTTCCGAGTACGGCCGTCTGATCGCCCAAGTGGATTTTCCAAACAACGATAATGAATTGCACCACTTCGGGTGGAATGCGTGCAGCGCGTGCCTTTGCCCGCAGGCGCCGCATCCGCACATGGAGCGTCGCTACCTGATCGTACCGGGGATCGGGTCGTCGCGAGTTCACATCCTGGATACGAAAGTGAACCCAAAGCAGCCGAAAATCGTGAAGGTGATCGAGCCCGAAGAGTTCATCAAGAAGACCGGATACAGCGCGCCCCACACGATCCATTGTGGCCCCGACGGAGTTTACGGGAGTGCCCTCGGCTCGCCCAGCGGAGACGGCCCCGGCGGCATTTTCCTGATGGATTCGAACACGTTTGAGCTGAAGGGCCAGTGGGAACAGGAGCGCGGCCCACAGCAACTTGCCTACGATTTCTGGTGGCATCTTGGGCACGACACCATGGTCACCTCCGAATGGGGCACGCCGAACATGGTGAAGGACGGGGTCAACCCGGAGCTGCTGCTGGCCGGCAGGTATGGCCACAAGCTGCACATCTGGGACCTTGACAAGCGCCGCCATCTGCAGGAACTGGATTTAGGTGCGGAGCAACAGATGGTGCTTGAGTTGCGCCCCGCCCACGATCCGAAGAAGACCTATGGGTTCGCCAGTGTCGTCCTTTCGCTCAAAGACCTTTCGTCTTCGATCTGGATGTGGTACCGCGAAAACGGCGGTAAGAACGGCAAGTGGGCCGTCCGCAAAGTGATTGACATCCCCGCCGAACCGGCCGACCCGGAACAACTGCCGCCACTGCTTCAGGGCTTCAAGGCGGTGGCGCCGCTGGTGACCGACATTAACCTGTCGCTCGACGACCGGTGGCTCTATGTTTCGTGTTGGGGAACCGGTGAGTTCATTCAGTACGACGTTTCCGACCCCGTCAATCCGAAGAAGACCGGCTCGGTTCACCTCGGCGGAATTGTACGCCGTGCGGCTCATCCGAAAAACCCCAAGCAGCCGCTCAACGGCGGCCCGCAGATGGTCGAGCTCAGCCGCGACGGCAAGCGCGTCTATTTCACAAATTCGCTCTACTCCCCTTGGGACGAACAGTTCTATCCCGATGGAGTTAAGAGCTGGATGGTAAAGATGGACGCGGATCCGAAGGGCGGGATGAAGCTGGATGAGACGTTCTTCGTCGAGTTCGATGGTGTGCGCGCGCACCAAGTCCGGCTGGAAGGAGGCGATGCATCGTCGGACTCCTATTGCTACTCGGAGGCGCAATGA
- a CDS encoding TonB-dependent receptor, with translation MSRRFQVVLFLMFLSVLPLASQSFRGSIAGTITDSSGAAVPGAEVRIISAGTGLSRLAQTGDTGYFTVTELPPGNYDISATKSGFRTQTLRGVAVTVGSVSRANIALTPGQVEEKVEVTAAIPLIETSSNVMGGTIEGPAAVDMPVNGRDFTKLLVLVPGATGDPVGSTDSPGSFGLFSVNGNRGRSNNYMLDGTDMNDGYRNLPSINEAGVFGTPATILPVDALAEIPVLSGVEAEYGRNSGAVVNLVTKSGTNNLHGTLYGFLRDDRFDARNYFNASSEQQNSFHNDQFGASLGGPVAKDRTFFFLAYEGQREHGGLPTVGTVPTQADIAAAGGVSNPVIQNLLNRNPWGIALPATDGNVQFNTPFYNRVDSLIAKIDQHLGGHNKHNLLTGRYFFGDSKQSFPLGLVGGGGSAPGYNTVTPTRVNILSLSYTHIISPSFLLEFRTGWNRFHEDFLAQDINFDPRSIGLNTLVADANPRDFGLPLIQVGDFSSIGATPSVPRGRTDTNWQYFTNASWTKGSHSWKYGYEFRRTFVNGFFDAGYRGKLVFDTLTDFLQGVPTGGRSATGDSRRGTFQNNHGFYVQDNWRLTDRLTLNYGMRWDYYGVIGEEKGRFSILGPSGTLVKPTELYPKDYNNFGPRLSFAYDLTGSGKTVVRAGWGLFYDAFSQDFFVGQLPWNTFNPGPAYNDIGFVFSAGPIASALPVFTGYSAGDVFTVSQKMRTPYVQNFNLNVEQQLTKNIAAQIGYVGSAGRKLFRYRDINQVTNLATGDRPFPGLGYVNEFESTAASSYNSLQSSLRIRGWHGINSTLNYTWGHSIDNASDGQDYVPNAAQPDNSYNPSAERASSNFDNRHRLQWFWNYELPKFGAAPVLTSGWSVNGIVTYSTGQPYNLNFFDDFNGSGEFFGRPDVVGDPFAGGTKAPFQLLNLSAFAAPCTIVADACDPSTFHFGNLGRNAFNGPNYANFDFSLQKTTRIGERADLQFRVDFFNIFNHPNFSSPLLPNFSVDMFTNGSEIKTINGSQRMVGTGSLATVATPDVGTGNPFLGGGGPRNIQFGLRLSF, from the coding sequence ATGTCACGTCGGTTTCAGGTCGTGCTGTTTTTGATGTTTCTCTCGGTACTACCCTTAGCTTCTCAGTCATTCCGCGGTAGCATCGCGGGCACCATCACGGATAGCTCCGGTGCCGCGGTACCCGGGGCGGAAGTAAGGATTATCAGCGCCGGCACTGGGCTCTCTCGCCTGGCACAGACGGGTGACACCGGCTACTTCACTGTCACCGAACTGCCACCCGGCAACTACGACATCAGCGCAACGAAGTCCGGCTTCCGTACGCAGACATTGCGTGGCGTGGCTGTCACCGTGGGCAGTGTTTCCCGCGCGAATATCGCTTTGACGCCCGGTCAGGTAGAGGAGAAGGTGGAAGTCACGGCCGCCATTCCCTTGATCGAGACCAGCAGCAACGTCATGGGCGGAACCATCGAGGGGCCGGCCGCCGTTGACATGCCCGTGAATGGCCGAGATTTCACCAAACTGCTGGTTCTGGTCCCGGGCGCGACCGGTGATCCAGTGGGCTCAACGGACTCGCCCGGTTCGTTCGGTCTGTTCAGCGTCAACGGCAATCGTGGACGCTCGAACAACTACATGCTCGATGGCACGGACATGAACGATGGCTATCGCAACCTGCCCTCGATCAATGAGGCCGGAGTTTTTGGAACGCCGGCAACCATCCTGCCCGTTGATGCGCTGGCGGAGATTCCCGTGCTCTCGGGCGTGGAAGCCGAGTATGGCCGCAATTCCGGTGCGGTCGTTAACCTGGTCACCAAGTCCGGCACCAACAACCTGCACGGAACGCTTTACGGATTTCTGCGCGACGACCGTTTCGATGCGCGCAATTACTTCAACGCTTCGAGCGAACAGCAGAACAGCTTCCATAACGATCAGTTTGGAGCGTCGCTCGGCGGCCCGGTTGCGAAAGACCGCACCTTCTTCTTCCTGGCCTATGAGGGTCAGCGCGAGCATGGCGGTCTGCCAACGGTAGGAACGGTGCCCACGCAGGCAGATATCGCTGCTGCCGGGGGTGTTTCGAATCCCGTCATTCAGAACTTGCTGAACCGAAATCCCTGGGGGATTGCGCTGCCCGCTACAGACGGCAATGTACAGTTCAACACTCCGTTCTACAACCGGGTTGACAGCCTGATTGCGAAGATCGACCAGCACCTCGGCGGACACAATAAACACAACCTGCTGACAGGCCGCTACTTTTTCGGCGACAGTAAGCAGAGCTTCCCGCTTGGGCTCGTAGGTGGCGGCGGCTCCGCGCCGGGTTACAACACGGTCACGCCGACGCGCGTCAATATCCTGTCGCTGTCTTACACGCACATCATCAGCCCCAGCTTCCTTCTGGAGTTCCGCACCGGTTGGAACCGTTTCCACGAGGACTTCCTCGCGCAAGACATTAATTTCGATCCTCGCTCGATTGGCCTGAACACGCTGGTTGCGGACGCCAACCCCCGCGACTTCGGCCTGCCGCTGATCCAGGTAGGTGATTTCAGTAGCATTGGCGCAACGCCGAGCGTTCCTCGCGGACGCACGGATACAAACTGGCAGTACTTTACGAATGCGTCGTGGACGAAAGGTAGCCATAGCTGGAAGTACGGATACGAGTTCCGGCGCACATTTGTGAACGGCTTTTTCGACGCGGGCTATCGCGGCAAGTTGGTTTTCGACACCTTGACCGATTTCCTGCAAGGCGTACCCACAGGCGGACGCTCGGCGACTGGTGACTCGCGGCGTGGAACGTTCCAGAACAATCATGGTTTCTACGTTCAGGACAACTGGCGACTGACGGATCGCTTGACCCTGAACTACGGAATGCGCTGGGATTACTACGGCGTAATCGGGGAAGAGAAGGGACGCTTCAGCATCCTCGGACCCAGCGGTACGTTGGTGAAGCCAACGGAACTTTATCCGAAGGATTACAACAATTTCGGCCCGCGCCTAAGCTTCGCTTACGACCTGACTGGCAGTGGAAAAACGGTTGTGCGCGCAGGTTGGGGCCTGTTCTACGACGCTTTCTCGCAAGACTTCTTCGTCGGTCAATTGCCGTGGAATACCTTCAACCCAGGGCCGGCGTACAACGATATCGGATTTGTATTCTCTGCCGGGCCAATCGCCAGTGCGTTACCGGTGTTCACGGGTTATTCGGCAGGGGACGTGTTCACGGTATCGCAGAAGATGCGAACTCCGTACGTTCAAAATTTCAATTTGAACGTGGAGCAGCAGCTCACGAAGAACATTGCCGCGCAAATCGGTTATGTGGGTTCCGCCGGTCGCAAGCTGTTCCGCTACAGGGACATCAACCAGGTCACGAATCTCGCAACCGGCGACCGGCCGTTTCCCGGCCTCGGTTACGTCAACGAGTTCGAGTCCACTGCAGCGTCCAGCTACAACTCGCTTCAGTCGAGCCTGCGAATTCGCGGATGGCACGGCATCAACTCGACATTGAACTACACCTGGGGACACTCGATCGACAATGCCAGCGATGGTCAGGATTACGTACCTAACGCGGCGCAGCCTGACAACAGCTACAACCCATCGGCCGAGCGCGCCAGTTCGAACTTCGACAATCGTCATCGCTTGCAGTGGTTCTGGAACTACGAGCTGCCGAAGTTTGGGGCCGCTCCAGTGCTGACCTCAGGATGGTCGGTGAACGGCATCGTCACATACTCGACGGGGCAACCGTACAACCTCAACTTCTTCGACGATTTCAACGGCAGCGGAGAATTCTTCGGACGTCCCGACGTCGTCGGTGATCCCTTCGCGGGCGGAACAAAAGCACCTTTCCAGCTGCTAAACCTGTCGGCGTTCGCTGCACCATGCACGATCGTCGCAGACGCCTGCGACCCGTCCACCTTCCATTTCGGAAACCTTGGCCGTAACGCCTTCAACGGGCCAAATTACGCGAATTTCGACTTCTCGCTCCAGAAGACTACTCGGATAGGCGAGCGCGCGGATCTGCAGTTCCGCGTGGATTTCTTCAACATCTTCAATCACCCGAACTTCAGCAGTCCGCTGCTGCCGAATTTTTCGGTGGATATGTTCACCAACGGCTCGGAAATCAAGACGATCAACGGCAGCCAGCGGATGGTGGGAACTGGCAGCCTGGCAACGGTTGCGACGCCTGACGTTGGCACTGGCAACCCGTTCCTGGGTGGTGGTGGACCACGCAACATCCAATTCGGTCTGCGCCTCAGTTTCTGA
- a CDS encoding acyltransferase codes for MATITSNWTQAVAEERTRSATKRFYHPELDILRFFAFFMVFLHHALPHDPAFYTAMNVPIVMARLFAAIGASGAFGVNLFFVLSAYLITELLLRERALLGDVDLRAFYMRRILRIWPLYFAFLAVAAALAIFMPGQQLPWNTALAFTALSGNWWIVFKGFPSSVIFPLWSVSIEEQFYIFWPAAMRRLRQPFLLAFAVLLLGIASLTRLYLGTHGATETQVWCNTFAQLDPIALGILAAIFLRGRAPQLSTLARVALVAFGVVALAAAGSYWQIKGDPLTVSRIMLGYPAVALGSIALLLAFLCESAPLRKSAFVYLGRISYGLYVFHILGLMSSDYIVPHYDSSFARYMLRNAVALSITIALSAASYRWLETPFLNLKQRFTHVLSRPGG; via the coding sequence TTGGCGACGATTACTTCGAACTGGACCCAGGCGGTGGCCGAAGAGCGCACCCGCTCGGCCACAAAGCGCTTCTATCATCCCGAACTCGACATCCTGCGTTTTTTCGCGTTTTTCATGGTGTTTCTGCATCACGCGCTGCCGCATGATCCGGCGTTCTACACGGCGATGAATGTTCCCATCGTGATGGCGCGCCTCTTCGCCGCCATCGGAGCCTCAGGCGCATTCGGGGTAAATTTATTCTTTGTCCTGAGCGCGTATCTCATCACAGAGTTGCTGCTGCGGGAACGTGCTTTGCTTGGGGACGTGGATCTTCGCGCTTTCTACATGCGGCGTATTCTGCGCATATGGCCGCTTTACTTTGCTTTCCTGGCGGTTGCGGCTGCGCTCGCCATCTTTATGCCGGGCCAGCAACTGCCCTGGAATACGGCTCTCGCGTTTACTGCTCTCTCCGGCAATTGGTGGATCGTTTTCAAAGGCTTTCCTTCGTCTGTAATCTTCCCGTTGTGGAGCGTTTCGATCGAGGAGCAGTTCTATATTTTCTGGCCAGCTGCGATGCGACGCCTGCGCCAGCCATTCCTTTTGGCATTCGCTGTACTGCTGCTCGGCATCGCGAGCCTGACACGTTTGTATCTCGGGACGCACGGCGCAACCGAAACGCAGGTGTGGTGCAACACTTTTGCGCAGCTCGATCCTATTGCGCTCGGAATCCTCGCCGCCATCTTCTTGCGCGGTCGCGCGCCGCAACTCTCGACGCTGGCTCGCGTAGCACTGGTTGCGTTCGGAGTGGTCGCTCTCGCCGCCGCCGGTAGTTACTGGCAGATCAAAGGTGATCCGCTCACCGTTTCGCGAATCATGCTGGGGTATCCTGCGGTCGCCCTCGGAAGCATCGCTTTACTGCTGGCGTTCCTTTGCGAATCTGCACCACTCCGCAAGAGCGCGTTCGTGTACCTCGGACGCATTTCGTACGGCCTCTACGTCTTCCACATCCTCGGCCTCATGTCGAGCGACTACATCGTTCCTCATTACGATTCCAGCTTCGCGCGTTACATGCTGCGCAATGCGGTCGCACTAAGCATCACGATTGCGCTGTCAGCGGCGTCGTATCGCTGGCTGGAGACTCCGTTCCTGAACCTGAAGCAACGCTTTACGCACGTTCTCTCGCGTCCCGGCGGTTAA